The following coding sequences lie in one Cloeon dipterum chromosome 1, ieCloDipt1.1, whole genome shotgun sequence genomic window:
- the LOC135948509 gene encoding titin homolog isoform X2, with protein MGCLQSYFKKAQTAALSGVTTAKAEEVAVQEKPTTVHAEAQEDPPVRPPRSPTTDSGKASATSSPANSLNQAQVVKARLTTAGEKLPSPILQQAITKAFSDEESSKTPVTSGSPIQSGATSSEDKILGSDVIESPVSTESKSEKRSFGFTNVKSFGSPVKDLLSEGSKSISSGLSSAVSKAEEFESNATRSAESAKSGAESRISSAKSEVTSKVSEVESSVAEAKSQVESFATEAKENAGKIISDAEAKAEEIKSDVESQAAEAEERALSELDRTISAAESKIIEIKEDAESAAENVKSDAENIATETLSAAEAKISEIKEEAESNVKAAKDEVDKATTAAQSQLEEIQSEISSKVDEVKNKAEEVKTETESKVESLKTDVEAKIEEVKVETANAAAAVESKVELMKSEAENKITETQSQVEEIRSEVSSKIVEAENKIEEVKSETQNLFAEAEAKFEESLAVAENKITEVTSEAEEKIVEVKSEIEAVIEGVKSEAENQIDETTAATEKKITEAENIKSAIEDKAAEIESEATEKLKDIKSDVQGQVEEVQTAVENRITEINTEIESAATQAENKLNEQFEGVKGGLNEKVSVIENEFTSVISSAHDFSQEAENDLQNQVGNIEKAFSDVQTTAVENVSSAKVKFETSVIEIKDEISSEIDSKREAAIDLLSETEDLIEQEEAKISSAVGTEIENKVTEVAGIAVTEGALLVEERVAVAEAAREEKEQKIADELEIVQKSALEVIENVIAEAESKLESTAADSLNLFEAAASEAENLQSGTEANVEEAFNRAQAAEEQVQETLENAVLVTEEIQTAVPDASASVVEIVTESEGAGNDLLEESENALSSLHSTAESEKEEIIGAVDEIIIEAQHAAEEILERASSALSEGVAEVKASTDDQVAEELTSTLVKEAEQVISKVDKFVDQPKAAIPDAVVEIVAAIQSPEQPSTCDEISTACLLDEELSASKEGVEISPCELASLPEEIAQLEPIVVSPVSIENEAIDAEHDPLEPEVESPKPTSLRIPVATTIDVTPATPIPSPSKEEQNIFDNVKFDAESLIENTQNALNNNDEDGVKMEVIEDDVVVITADDGGEKTILIESAVALVRQEEEEEEASDSQSSAPIGNEGLGAVSSVVIRYSISEGVNGAQGEEEDSAETEGKKAEESLVQKDKEIADTLISAVRNSDESSPTEEASEGQATVSEAADVISEQTASSKDAPSLELDDLKKSAVVIEPIDLSTLKESPETIQTTAGLQKIQEESSVEISNVEISSVPEAKGQEDLENAATKIQASFRGYKTRKALNDKTDEGGAEKDVMPLIEENNILTNEILNEHESESHVESKPSEPATPSGDEVGSPCSDGTLSDVRPHFSDATPTPDGPAEQSTPASAVEELFFTSTHTAATPVAFLPQDNASRCRKLSFSSGECGDVSASLTDPLAAAPCEEQDDATLSEEAAAATKIQAHFRGHRARQSLPRRREDAIVAGGASGGADAPAADLRHSGEFHDSLVLPPALHTGLLLEAAGRSPSPSERAEAADQQDDSQQPLVDPEGMPNNCSEMDFLDKAATRIQATFRGFRARSDLKKKSDPPPSPASKQDHDAAARIQAGFRGYKVRKEMKERQQQQTPSPVAAATQEEEQSAVKIQAGVRGYLTRQRMKKDKEPAPQPPQCEPSPDEINDAVLKIQSGFRGYKARQEVKGMRNANK; from the exons ATGGGGTGTCTACAGTCTTATTTCAAAAAGG CTCAAACTGCTGCTTTGTCGGGCGTGACGACGGCAAAAGCTGAGGAAGTCGCTGTGCAAGAAAAGCCCACCACCGTCCATGCCGAAGCCCAAGAAGACCCTCCTGTCCGACCGCCACGTTCACCAACGACCGACTCTGGCAAGGCAAGCGCCACCAGCTCACCAGCGAATTCTCTAAATCAAGCTCAGGTTGTGAAGGCGAGGCTTACTACCGCCGGAGAAAAGCTGCCGAGCCCGATTTTGCAGCAAGCCATTACTAAAGCCTTCTCAGACGAAGAATCTTCAAAAACACCCGTCACTAGCGGTTCTCCGATCCAGTCGGGTGCTACCTCTTCAGAGGATAAAATTTTGGGAAGCGACGTTATCGAATCGCCTGTCAGCACAGAAAGCAAGTCCGAGAAGCGAAGCTTTGGCTTTACCAATGTTAAGAGTTTCGGCTCTCCGGTGAAGGACCTGCTCTCTGAAGGTTCAAAGTCGATCAGCTCAGGTCTCAGCTCGGCTGTGTCCAAGGCTGAGGAATTCGAGAGCAATGCCACAAGGTCCGCCGAGTCCGCAAAATCAGGCGCTGAGAGCAGAATCAGCTCCGCAAAAAGCGAAGTCACCAGCAAAGTGAGTGAAGTTGAAAGTTCGGTTGCGGAGGCTAAATCGCAAGTCGAGAGTTTTGCCACCGAAGCGAAAGAGAATgcgggaaaaattatttctgatgCCGAGGCAAAAGCAGAGGAAATTAAATCCGACGTTGAAAGTCAAGCCGCAGAAGCCGAGGAGAGGGCTCTGTCAGAGTTGGATAGAACAATTTCAGCTGCAGagagcaaaattattgaaatcaaaGAAGATGCAGAGAGCGCAGCGGAAAATGTTAAATCTGACGCCGAAAACATTGCTACTGAGACTTTATCAGCCGCTGAGGCTAAAATTTCGGAAATTAAAGAAGAGGCGGAGAGCAATGTGAAAGCGGCAAAGGATGAAGTAGACAAGGCGACTACTGCAGCTCAAAGCCAACTGGAAGAAATTCAGTCTGAGATTTCGAGCAAAGTTGACGAGGTGAAGAACAAAGCAGAAGAAGTAAAAACCGAAACTGAGAGCAAAGTTGAATCATTGAAAACCGATGTTGAAGCTAAAATCGAAGAAGTGAAGGTCGAAACAGCTAACGCCGCTGCCGCAGTAGAGAGCAAAGTTGAGTTGATGAAGAGTGaagctgaaaacaaaattactgAAACTCAGAGCCAAGTAGAAGAAATCCGGTCTGAAGTTTCCAGCAAGATTgttgaggcagaaaataaaattgaggaGGTAAAAAGTGAAACACAAAATCTCTTCGCCGAGGCTGAGGCAAAATTCGAGGAATCACTTGCTgtagcagaaaataaaattactgaagTGACTTCTGAAgccgaggaaaaaattgtggAAGTAAAATCCGAGATTGAAGCTGTTATTGAGGGAGTGAAATCTGAAGCTGAAAATCAGATCGATGAAACTACTGCAGCGACCGAAAAGAAAATCACCGAGGCAGAGAATATCAAGAGTGCAATTGAAGACAAAGCTGCAGAAATTGAGTCGGAAGCCACTGAAAAGCTTAAAGATATTAAATCAGATGTTCAGGGTCAAGTTGAAGAAGTGCAGACTGCAGTCGAAAATAGAATCACCGAAATTAATACTGAAATAGAGTCGGCCGCCACACAAGctgagaataaattaaacgaaCAATTTGAAGGAGTAAAAGGCGGTTTGAATGAGAAAGTGAGTGTCATCGAAAATGAATTCACCTCGGTCATCTCAAGCGCCCACGATTTCTCTCAGGAGGCCGAGaatgatttgcaaaatcaagTCGGAAATATCGAAAAAGCATTTTCTGATGTTCAAACCACAGCTGTCGAAAATGTTTCCAGTGCCAAAGTCAAGTTTGAAACGTCTGTAATTGAAATCAAAGACGAGATAAGCTCGGAAATCGATAGCAAACGGGAGGCGGCTATTGATCTGCTCTCAGAAACTGAAGATCTTATTGAACAAGAAGAAgcgaaaatttccagcgctgtAGGAACAGAAATTGAGAATAAAGTTACTGAGGTGGCCGGAATTGCAGTCACTGAAGGCGCTTTACTAGTTGAAGAGCGAGTAGCCGTAGCCGAGGCCGCTAGAGAAGAAAAGGAACAGAAGATCGCGGACGAGCTCGAAATAGTGCAAAAGAGCGCCTTGGAAGTGATTGAAAACGTCATCGCAGAAGCAGAAAGCAAACTCGAATCGACTGCTGCTGATTCCCTTAACTTATTTGAAGCTGCCGCTTCTGAGGCTGAAAACTTGCAATCTGGAACTGAAGCAAATGTAGAGGAAGCTTTTAATAGGGCGCAGGCCGCGGAAGAGCAAGTACAGGAAACGCTAGAAAATGCAGTACTCGTAACTGAGGAAATTCAAACGGCTGTTCCTGATGCGTCAGCCTCAGTGGTGGAAATCGTCACTGAGTCCGAGGGAGCAGGAAATGATCTTTTGGAGGAATCAGAAAATGCTCTGTCCAGTCTGCACAGCACAGCGGAGTcggaaaaagaagaaattatTGGTGCTGTTGACGAAATTATAATTGAAGCACAACACGCTGCAGAGGAAATTTTAGAAAGAGCCTCATCAGCGTTGTCTGAGGGCGTCGCAGAGGTAAAAGCCTCAACCGACGACCAGGTCGCAGAAGAACTTACAAGCACTCTTGTCAAAGAGGCCGAGCAAGTTATTTCAAAAGTAGATAAATTCGTAGACCAACCGAAGGCAGCAATCCCCGACGCTGTCGTGGAAATTGTCGCAGCCATTCAAAGCCCAGAGCAGCCATCAACGTGTGATGAAATCAGCACTGCGTGCCTCCTCGATGAGGAGCTAAGTGCGAGCAAGGAAGGCGTCGAGATCTCTCCATGCGAACTGGCCAGTTTGCCCGAAGAGATCGCGCAGCTGGAGCCTATCGTGGTCAGCCCTGTGTCCATCGAAAACGAGGCAATCGACGCCGAACACGACCCTCTTGAGCCAGAAGTAGAATCGCCAAAGCCCACAAGCCTACGAATTCCGGTAGCTACTACCATCGATGTCACTCCAGCCACGCCAATTCCGTCCCCTTCAAAGGAGGAGCAAAACATTTTCGATAACGTAAAATTCGACGCCGAGAGCTTGAttgaaaacacacaaaatgcattaaataataacGACGAAGATGGCGTGAAAATGGAGGTCATTGAAGATGACGTGGTCGTCATCACCGCCGACGATGGTGGAGAGAAGACCATCCTGATTGAAAGTGCTGTAGCTTTGGTCAGacaagaggaggaggaggaggaagccTCAGACAGCCAAAGCAGCGCCCCTATTGGAAACGAAGGTCTCGGTGCTGTTAGCAGCGTGGTTATTCGTTATTCAATTTCTGAAGGCGTGAACGGTGCTCAGGGTGAGGAGGAGGATAGCGCCGAAACCGAGGGGAAGAAAGCCGAAGAGAGTTTGGTGCAGAAGGACAAAGAAATCGCCGACACCCTGATTTCGGCTGTGCGCAATTCCGACGAGAGCTCTCCCACCGAGGAAGCCAGCGAAGGGCAGGCGACGGTGTCTGAGGCCGCCGACGTGATTTCCGAGCAGACCGCGAGCAGCAAGGACGCCCCTTCCCTCGAGTTGGATGACTTGAAGAAGAGTGCTGTCGTTATCGAACCCATCGACCTTTCGACGTTAAAAGAGTCGCCCGAGACAATCCAAACGACCGCAGGACTTCAAAAGATTCAAGAGGAGAGCAGCGTGGAAATTTCCAACGTGGAGATTAGCAGTGTGCCGGAGGCGAAAGGCCAAGAAGACCTGGAGAACGCCGCAACCAAAATCCAGGCCTCCTTCCGGGGCTATAAGACGAGGAAAGCTCTGAATGACAAAACAGACGAGGGAGGCGCGGAAAAGGATGTT ATGCCATtgattgaagaaaataatattttaacaaacgaAATCctaaatgagcacgaatctgAATCGCACGTAGAAAGCAAACCCTCCGAGCCCGCAACGCCCAGTGGCGACGAGGTGGGCAGCCCCTGCTCCGACGGCACCTTGAGCGACGTGCGGCCGCACTTTTCCGACGCCACCCCCACCCCGGATGGACCCGCAGAGCAGAGCACGCCAGCCTCGGCCGTGGAGGAGCTCTTTTTCACGTCCACGCACACGGCCGCCACCCCCGTGGCCTTCCTGCCTCAGGACAACGCGTCCAGGTGCCGCAAACTAAGCTTCTCTTCGGGTGAGTGCGGCGACGTGAGTGCCAGTCTGACCGATCCCCTTGCGGCCGCCCCCTGTGAGGAGCAGGACGACGCCACCCTGAGCGAGGAGGCAGCGGCAGCCACCAAGATTCAGGCGCACTTCCGCGGCCACCGTGCACGCCAGAGTTTGCCGCGGCGGCGAGAGGACGCCATAGTAGCGGGCGGTGCGAGCGGCGGCGCTGACGCACCTGCGGCCGATTTGCGTCACTCGGGCGAGTTCCACGACAGTTTGGTGTTGCCACCGGCGCTCCACACCGGCCTGCTGCTCGAAGCTGCTGGCCGTTCGCCAAGTCCGTCAGAGCGAGCAGAAGCGGCCGACCAGCAAGATGACAGCCAGCAGCCTTTAGTCGACCCCGAGGGGATGCCCAATAACTGCTCCGAGATGGACTTTCTCGACAAGGCAGCCACCCGCATCCAAGCCACCTTCCGCGGCTTCAGGGCCAGGAGTGACCTGAAGAAGAAGAGCGACCCTCCACCATCGCCGGCCTCCAAGCAGGATCACGACGCCGCCGCCAGGATCCAGGCCGGCTTCCGCGGCTACAAGGTGCGCAAGGAGATGAaagagcggcagcagcagcagacacCATCGCCCGTCGCCGCAGCCACGCAGGAGGAGGAGCAGAGCGCCGTCAAGATCCAGGCCGGCGTGCGCGGCTACCTCACCAGGCAACGAATGAAGAAGGACAAGGAGCCGGCCCCGCAGCCGCCCCAGTGCGAGCCGAGCCCTGACGAGATCAACGATGCCGTGCTCAAAATTCAGTCTGGATTCCGCGGCTACAAGGCGAGGCAGGAGGTGAAAGGCATGAGAAACGCgaacaagtaa
- the LOC135948509 gene encoding titin homolog isoform X1 encodes MPSFRGKQCEVTQANYQTEAVVMTSGPLFLRLGVPNGMEELLEGLAREVLRHQPKNIYKFAAIHFEGLLLQREAAQTAALSGVTTAKAEEVAVQEKPTTVHAEAQEDPPVRPPRSPTTDSGKASATSSPANSLNQAQVVKARLTTAGEKLPSPILQQAITKAFSDEESSKTPVTSGSPIQSGATSSEDKILGSDVIESPVSTESKSEKRSFGFTNVKSFGSPVKDLLSEGSKSISSGLSSAVSKAEEFESNATRSAESAKSGAESRISSAKSEVTSKVSEVESSVAEAKSQVESFATEAKENAGKIISDAEAKAEEIKSDVESQAAEAEERALSELDRTISAAESKIIEIKEDAESAAENVKSDAENIATETLSAAEAKISEIKEEAESNVKAAKDEVDKATTAAQSQLEEIQSEISSKVDEVKNKAEEVKTETESKVESLKTDVEAKIEEVKVETANAAAAVESKVELMKSEAENKITETQSQVEEIRSEVSSKIVEAENKIEEVKSETQNLFAEAEAKFEESLAVAENKITEVTSEAEEKIVEVKSEIEAVIEGVKSEAENQIDETTAATEKKITEAENIKSAIEDKAAEIESEATEKLKDIKSDVQGQVEEVQTAVENRITEINTEIESAATQAENKLNEQFEGVKGGLNEKVSVIENEFTSVISSAHDFSQEAENDLQNQVGNIEKAFSDVQTTAVENVSSAKVKFETSVIEIKDEISSEIDSKREAAIDLLSETEDLIEQEEAKISSAVGTEIENKVTEVAGIAVTEGALLVEERVAVAEAAREEKEQKIADELEIVQKSALEVIENVIAEAESKLESTAADSLNLFEAAASEAENLQSGTEANVEEAFNRAQAAEEQVQETLENAVLVTEEIQTAVPDASASVVEIVTESEGAGNDLLEESENALSSLHSTAESEKEEIIGAVDEIIIEAQHAAEEILERASSALSEGVAEVKASTDDQVAEELTSTLVKEAEQVISKVDKFVDQPKAAIPDAVVEIVAAIQSPEQPSTCDEISTACLLDEELSASKEGVEISPCELASLPEEIAQLEPIVVSPVSIENEAIDAEHDPLEPEVESPKPTSLRIPVATTIDVTPATPIPSPSKEEQNIFDNVKFDAESLIENTQNALNNNDEDGVKMEVIEDDVVVITADDGGEKTILIESAVALVRQEEEEEEASDSQSSAPIGNEGLGAVSSVVIRYSISEGVNGAQGEEEDSAETEGKKAEESLVQKDKEIADTLISAVRNSDESSPTEEASEGQATVSEAADVISEQTASSKDAPSLELDDLKKSAVVIEPIDLSTLKESPETIQTTAGLQKIQEESSVEISNVEISSVPEAKGQEDLENAATKIQASFRGYKTRKALNDKTDEGGAEKDVMPLIEENNILTNEILNEHESESHVESKPSEPATPSGDEVGSPCSDGTLSDVRPHFSDATPTPDGPAEQSTPASAVEELFFTSTHTAATPVAFLPQDNASRCRKLSFSSGECGDVSASLTDPLAAAPCEEQDDATLSEEAAAATKIQAHFRGHRARQSLPRRREDAIVAGGASGGADAPAADLRHSGEFHDSLVLPPALHTGLLLEAAGRSPSPSERAEAADQQDDSQQPLVDPEGMPNNCSEMDFLDKAATRIQATFRGFRARSDLKKKSDPPPSPASKQDHDAAARIQAGFRGYKVRKEMKERQQQQTPSPVAAATQEEEQSAVKIQAGVRGYLTRQRMKKDKEPAPQPPQCEPSPDEINDAVLKIQSGFRGYKARQEVKGMRNANK; translated from the exons ATGCCGTCATTCCGAGGCAAGCAGTGCGAGGTCACACAAGCAAATTATCAAACAG AGGCCGTCGTGATGACTTCTGGGCCTCTGTTCCTACGACTTGGGGTGCCCAACGGGATGGAAGAGCTGCTTGAGGGCCTTGCCAGAGAAGTGTTGCGCCACCAGCCCAAGAACATCTACAAGTTCGCTGCCATCCACTTCGAGGGCCTGCTGCTCCAGAGGGAAGCAG CTCAAACTGCTGCTTTGTCGGGCGTGACGACGGCAAAAGCTGAGGAAGTCGCTGTGCAAGAAAAGCCCACCACCGTCCATGCCGAAGCCCAAGAAGACCCTCCTGTCCGACCGCCACGTTCACCAACGACCGACTCTGGCAAGGCAAGCGCCACCAGCTCACCAGCGAATTCTCTAAATCAAGCTCAGGTTGTGAAGGCGAGGCTTACTACCGCCGGAGAAAAGCTGCCGAGCCCGATTTTGCAGCAAGCCATTACTAAAGCCTTCTCAGACGAAGAATCTTCAAAAACACCCGTCACTAGCGGTTCTCCGATCCAGTCGGGTGCTACCTCTTCAGAGGATAAAATTTTGGGAAGCGACGTTATCGAATCGCCTGTCAGCACAGAAAGCAAGTCCGAGAAGCGAAGCTTTGGCTTTACCAATGTTAAGAGTTTCGGCTCTCCGGTGAAGGACCTGCTCTCTGAAGGTTCAAAGTCGATCAGCTCAGGTCTCAGCTCGGCTGTGTCCAAGGCTGAGGAATTCGAGAGCAATGCCACAAGGTCCGCCGAGTCCGCAAAATCAGGCGCTGAGAGCAGAATCAGCTCCGCAAAAAGCGAAGTCACCAGCAAAGTGAGTGAAGTTGAAAGTTCGGTTGCGGAGGCTAAATCGCAAGTCGAGAGTTTTGCCACCGAAGCGAAAGAGAATgcgggaaaaattatttctgatgCCGAGGCAAAAGCAGAGGAAATTAAATCCGACGTTGAAAGTCAAGCCGCAGAAGCCGAGGAGAGGGCTCTGTCAGAGTTGGATAGAACAATTTCAGCTGCAGagagcaaaattattgaaatcaaaGAAGATGCAGAGAGCGCAGCGGAAAATGTTAAATCTGACGCCGAAAACATTGCTACTGAGACTTTATCAGCCGCTGAGGCTAAAATTTCGGAAATTAAAGAAGAGGCGGAGAGCAATGTGAAAGCGGCAAAGGATGAAGTAGACAAGGCGACTACTGCAGCTCAAAGCCAACTGGAAGAAATTCAGTCTGAGATTTCGAGCAAAGTTGACGAGGTGAAGAACAAAGCAGAAGAAGTAAAAACCGAAACTGAGAGCAAAGTTGAATCATTGAAAACCGATGTTGAAGCTAAAATCGAAGAAGTGAAGGTCGAAACAGCTAACGCCGCTGCCGCAGTAGAGAGCAAAGTTGAGTTGATGAAGAGTGaagctgaaaacaaaattactgAAACTCAGAGCCAAGTAGAAGAAATCCGGTCTGAAGTTTCCAGCAAGATTgttgaggcagaaaataaaattgaggaGGTAAAAAGTGAAACACAAAATCTCTTCGCCGAGGCTGAGGCAAAATTCGAGGAATCACTTGCTgtagcagaaaataaaattactgaagTGACTTCTGAAgccgaggaaaaaattgtggAAGTAAAATCCGAGATTGAAGCTGTTATTGAGGGAGTGAAATCTGAAGCTGAAAATCAGATCGATGAAACTACTGCAGCGACCGAAAAGAAAATCACCGAGGCAGAGAATATCAAGAGTGCAATTGAAGACAAAGCTGCAGAAATTGAGTCGGAAGCCACTGAAAAGCTTAAAGATATTAAATCAGATGTTCAGGGTCAAGTTGAAGAAGTGCAGACTGCAGTCGAAAATAGAATCACCGAAATTAATACTGAAATAGAGTCGGCCGCCACACAAGctgagaataaattaaacgaaCAATTTGAAGGAGTAAAAGGCGGTTTGAATGAGAAAGTGAGTGTCATCGAAAATGAATTCACCTCGGTCATCTCAAGCGCCCACGATTTCTCTCAGGAGGCCGAGaatgatttgcaaaatcaagTCGGAAATATCGAAAAAGCATTTTCTGATGTTCAAACCACAGCTGTCGAAAATGTTTCCAGTGCCAAAGTCAAGTTTGAAACGTCTGTAATTGAAATCAAAGACGAGATAAGCTCGGAAATCGATAGCAAACGGGAGGCGGCTATTGATCTGCTCTCAGAAACTGAAGATCTTATTGAACAAGAAGAAgcgaaaatttccagcgctgtAGGAACAGAAATTGAGAATAAAGTTACTGAGGTGGCCGGAATTGCAGTCACTGAAGGCGCTTTACTAGTTGAAGAGCGAGTAGCCGTAGCCGAGGCCGCTAGAGAAGAAAAGGAACAGAAGATCGCGGACGAGCTCGAAATAGTGCAAAAGAGCGCCTTGGAAGTGATTGAAAACGTCATCGCAGAAGCAGAAAGCAAACTCGAATCGACTGCTGCTGATTCCCTTAACTTATTTGAAGCTGCCGCTTCTGAGGCTGAAAACTTGCAATCTGGAACTGAAGCAAATGTAGAGGAAGCTTTTAATAGGGCGCAGGCCGCGGAAGAGCAAGTACAGGAAACGCTAGAAAATGCAGTACTCGTAACTGAGGAAATTCAAACGGCTGTTCCTGATGCGTCAGCCTCAGTGGTGGAAATCGTCACTGAGTCCGAGGGAGCAGGAAATGATCTTTTGGAGGAATCAGAAAATGCTCTGTCCAGTCTGCACAGCACAGCGGAGTcggaaaaagaagaaattatTGGTGCTGTTGACGAAATTATAATTGAAGCACAACACGCTGCAGAGGAAATTTTAGAAAGAGCCTCATCAGCGTTGTCTGAGGGCGTCGCAGAGGTAAAAGCCTCAACCGACGACCAGGTCGCAGAAGAACTTACAAGCACTCTTGTCAAAGAGGCCGAGCAAGTTATTTCAAAAGTAGATAAATTCGTAGACCAACCGAAGGCAGCAATCCCCGACGCTGTCGTGGAAATTGTCGCAGCCATTCAAAGCCCAGAGCAGCCATCAACGTGTGATGAAATCAGCACTGCGTGCCTCCTCGATGAGGAGCTAAGTGCGAGCAAGGAAGGCGTCGAGATCTCTCCATGCGAACTGGCCAGTTTGCCCGAAGAGATCGCGCAGCTGGAGCCTATCGTGGTCAGCCCTGTGTCCATCGAAAACGAGGCAATCGACGCCGAACACGACCCTCTTGAGCCAGAAGTAGAATCGCCAAAGCCCACAAGCCTACGAATTCCGGTAGCTACTACCATCGATGTCACTCCAGCCACGCCAATTCCGTCCCCTTCAAAGGAGGAGCAAAACATTTTCGATAACGTAAAATTCGACGCCGAGAGCTTGAttgaaaacacacaaaatgcattaaataataacGACGAAGATGGCGTGAAAATGGAGGTCATTGAAGATGACGTGGTCGTCATCACCGCCGACGATGGTGGAGAGAAGACCATCCTGATTGAAAGTGCTGTAGCTTTGGTCAGacaagaggaggaggaggaggaagccTCAGACAGCCAAAGCAGCGCCCCTATTGGAAACGAAGGTCTCGGTGCTGTTAGCAGCGTGGTTATTCGTTATTCAATTTCTGAAGGCGTGAACGGTGCTCAGGGTGAGGAGGAGGATAGCGCCGAAACCGAGGGGAAGAAAGCCGAAGAGAGTTTGGTGCAGAAGGACAAAGAAATCGCCGACACCCTGATTTCGGCTGTGCGCAATTCCGACGAGAGCTCTCCCACCGAGGAAGCCAGCGAAGGGCAGGCGACGGTGTCTGAGGCCGCCGACGTGATTTCCGAGCAGACCGCGAGCAGCAAGGACGCCCCTTCCCTCGAGTTGGATGACTTGAAGAAGAGTGCTGTCGTTATCGAACCCATCGACCTTTCGACGTTAAAAGAGTCGCCCGAGACAATCCAAACGACCGCAGGACTTCAAAAGATTCAAGAGGAGAGCAGCGTGGAAATTTCCAACGTGGAGATTAGCAGTGTGCCGGAGGCGAAAGGCCAAGAAGACCTGGAGAACGCCGCAACCAAAATCCAGGCCTCCTTCCGGGGCTATAAGACGAGGAAAGCTCTGAATGACAAAACAGACGAGGGAGGCGCGGAAAAGGATGTT ATGCCATtgattgaagaaaataatattttaacaaacgaAATCctaaatgagcacgaatctgAATCGCACGTAGAAAGCAAACCCTCCGAGCCCGCAACGCCCAGTGGCGACGAGGTGGGCAGCCCCTGCTCCGACGGCACCTTGAGCGACGTGCGGCCGCACTTTTCCGACGCCACCCCCACCCCGGATGGACCCGCAGAGCAGAGCACGCCAGCCTCGGCCGTGGAGGAGCTCTTTTTCACGTCCACGCACACGGCCGCCACCCCCGTGGCCTTCCTGCCTCAGGACAACGCGTCCAGGTGCCGCAAACTAAGCTTCTCTTCGGGTGAGTGCGGCGACGTGAGTGCCAGTCTGACCGATCCCCTTGCGGCCGCCCCCTGTGAGGAGCAGGACGACGCCACCCTGAGCGAGGAGGCAGCGGCAGCCACCAAGATTCAGGCGCACTTCCGCGGCCACCGTGCACGCCAGAGTTTGCCGCGGCGGCGAGAGGACGCCATAGTAGCGGGCGGTGCGAGCGGCGGCGCTGACGCACCTGCGGCCGATTTGCGTCACTCGGGCGAGTTCCACGACAGTTTGGTGTTGCCACCGGCGCTCCACACCGGCCTGCTGCTCGAAGCTGCTGGCCGTTCGCCAAGTCCGTCAGAGCGAGCAGAAGCGGCCGACCAGCAAGATGACAGCCAGCAGCCTTTAGTCGACCCCGAGGGGATGCCCAATAACTGCTCCGAGATGGACTTTCTCGACAAGGCAGCCACCCGCATCCAAGCCACCTTCCGCGGCTTCAGGGCCAGGAGTGACCTGAAGAAGAAGAGCGACCCTCCACCATCGCCGGCCTCCAAGCAGGATCACGACGCCGCCGCCAGGATCCAGGCCGGCTTCCGCGGCTACAAGGTGCGCAAGGAGATGAaagagcggcagcagcagcagacacCATCGCCCGTCGCCGCAGCCACGCAGGAGGAGGAGCAGAGCGCCGTCAAGATCCAGGCCGGCGTGCGCGGCTACCTCACCAGGCAACGAATGAAGAAGGACAAGGAGCCGGCCCCGCAGCCGCCCCAGTGCGAGCCGAGCCCTGACGAGATCAACGATGCCGTGCTCAAAATTCAGTCTGGATTCCGCGGCTACAAGGCGAGGCAGGAGGTGAAAGGCATGAGAAACGCgaacaagtaa